A window from Neobacillus sp. PS3-40 encodes these proteins:
- the recN gene encoding DNA repair protein RecN — protein sequence MLSELSIKNFAIIEALIISFEKGLTVLSGETGAGKSIIIDAIHLLVGGRGSAEFVRHGEEKAEIEGLFQLDDIHHPCFSKALEFGIEIEDGMVVIRRDISRIGKSVCRINGKLVTISTLREIGSTLMDIHGQHEHQELMDETHHLSMLDQFGINEIASSLQEYQTIFHRYEQTLHKLKHLTENDQQTAHRLDLIQFQFEEIQTANLKLNEDEELIEEKRKLSNFERIFEAIQSSYRGLQGEQKGLDWISLVMGNLEDAAALDSAYKDVFEVVSNSFYMLEDATRLLRNDLDLLENDPHRLNEIEERLTEINQLKRKYGHTIAEIVEYAAKIEEEIETLQNKETHIDQFEKELSSLRKDLNLEARQLTDVRKKWAEKLTKLIHNELKELYMAKTVFQISFEPIGHFTKNGNDKVEFYISTNPGEPLKPLSKIASGGELSRIMLALKSIFSKHQGVTSIIFDEVDTGVSGRVAQAIAEKIYKVATNSQVLCISHLPQVAAMGDTHLLISKVTKGGRTKASVTSLTEIEKIGEIGRMISGVEITDLTKKHAEELLQLAKENKEKSSISKPFKAKTEA from the coding sequence TTGTTAAGTGAACTATCCATAAAAAACTTTGCGATTATTGAAGCACTTATAATCTCATTTGAAAAGGGCCTAACTGTCCTGTCAGGTGAGACTGGGGCCGGAAAATCGATTATTATTGATGCAATCCATTTACTAGTAGGTGGGAGAGGTTCAGCAGAATTTGTCCGTCATGGTGAGGAGAAAGCTGAGATTGAAGGGCTATTTCAATTAGATGATATCCATCATCCATGTTTCTCAAAAGCCTTGGAATTTGGGATAGAAATTGAGGATGGAATGGTTGTAATAAGACGAGACATTTCCAGAATAGGTAAAAGTGTTTGTCGGATAAATGGAAAGCTTGTTACAATTTCAACACTTCGTGAAATTGGCTCTACACTTATGGATATTCATGGTCAACATGAACATCAGGAATTAATGGATGAGACGCATCATTTATCAATGTTAGATCAATTTGGTATTAATGAAATTGCGTCATCGTTACAGGAATATCAAACAATCTTCCATCGTTATGAACAAACCTTACATAAGCTTAAACATTTAACGGAAAATGATCAACAGACAGCGCATCGCCTCGATTTAATTCAGTTTCAATTTGAAGAAATTCAAACTGCAAATTTAAAATTAAATGAAGATGAGGAGCTTATTGAAGAAAAGCGAAAACTAAGTAATTTCGAAAGAATTTTTGAAGCTATCCAATCGAGTTATCGTGGTCTTCAAGGAGAGCAAAAAGGGTTGGACTGGATAAGCCTAGTTATGGGAAATCTAGAGGATGCAGCAGCTCTAGATTCAGCATACAAAGACGTTTTTGAGGTGGTTTCAAATAGCTTCTATATGCTAGAGGATGCGACAAGGTTATTGAGAAATGATTTGGACCTTCTTGAAAATGACCCGCATCGGTTAAATGAAATTGAGGAAAGATTAACCGAAATCAATCAATTAAAACGAAAATATGGCCATACTATTGCGGAAATAGTAGAATATGCTGCAAAAATTGAAGAGGAAATTGAAACATTACAAAATAAAGAAACACATATAGATCAATTTGAAAAAGAATTGTCATCTTTAAGAAAAGATTTAAATCTGGAAGCAAGGCAATTAACTGATGTTCGAAAAAAATGGGCTGAAAAACTAACAAAGCTGATTCACAATGAATTAAAGGAACTGTATATGGCAAAAACAGTGTTTCAAATTAGCTTTGAGCCTATTGGGCATTTTACTAAAAACGGCAATGATAAAGTGGAATTTTATATTTCAACAAATCCAGGCGAGCCTTTAAAGCCACTTTCAAAAATAGCTTCTGGTGGTGAATTATCGAGAATCATGCTTGCATTAAAAAGTATTTTCTCAAAACATCAGGGAGTAACATCCATTATTTTTGACGAGGTAGATACGGGTGTTAGCGGTAGGGTTGCGCAGGCGATTGCTGAAAAAATTTATAAGGTTGCAACCAATTCACAGGTGCTTTGTATTTCTCATTTACCTCAGGTTGCAGCAATGGGAGATACACATCTGCTAATATCCAAAGTAACAAAAGGTGGGAGGACAAAAGCTTCTGTAACCTCATTAACAGAAATAGAAAAAATCGGGGAAATTGGAAGAATGATTTCAGGTGTTGAAATCACTGATTTAACCAAAAAACATGCGGAAGAATTACTGCAGCTAGCCAAAGAAAATAAAGAAAAATCGTCGATTAGCAAGCCCTTTAAGGCAAAGACAGAGGCATAA
- the ahrC gene encoding transcriptional regulator AhrC/ArgR, producing MNKGQRHIKIRDIIASNDIETQDDLVDELKNAGFNVTQATVSRDIKELHLVKVPLMDGRYKYSLPADQRFNPLQKLKRALIDAFVRVDSAGHLLVIKCLPGNAMAIGALIDNLDWDEILGTICGDDTILIICRKPEDTEVISNRFLEML from the coding sequence ATGAATAAAGGGCAACGACATATAAAAATTAGAGACATAATAGCGAGTAATGATATTGAAACGCAGGACGATCTTGTTGACGAGCTGAAAAATGCGGGTTTTAATGTAACACAAGCGACTGTATCACGTGATATTAAGGAGTTACATCTTGTCAAAGTTCCTTTAATGGATGGGCGATACAAGTACAGCCTTCCAGCTGATCAAAGATTCAATCCTTTACAGAAACTAAAAAGAGCATTAATAGATGCTTTTGTCAGGGTTGATTCAGCTGGGCATCTGTTGGTCATAAAATGCTTGCCTGGAAATGCAATGGCGATTGGAGCATTGATTGATAACTTGGATTGGGATGAAATTTTAGGGACGATTTGTGGGGATGATACCATCTTAATTATTTGTAGAAAACCAGAAGATACGGAAGTTATTTCAAATCGTTTTCTTGAAATGCTTTAA
- a CDS encoding TlyA family RNA methyltransferase has product MKMRKERVDVLLVERGLIETREKAKRAVMAGLVYTNEQRLDKPGEKVSEEIPLTIKGNVLPYVSRGGLKLEKALKVFNLDVKDKVHLDIGASTGGFTDCSLQNGAKMSYALDVGYNQLAWKLRQDERVVVMERTNFRYVTIKDLSGEMPNFATIDVSFISLSLILPVLKTLLVVGSDIVALVKPQFEAGREQVGKKGIIRDKKIHLEVIIKIINLSVNQGYLVKDLSYSPITGGDGNIEFLLHLRWEGDREIGENQLSYSPESIVEESHRELKNNHNSEG; this is encoded by the coding sequence ATGAAAATGAGAAAAGAACGTGTAGATGTTTTACTTGTTGAAAGAGGATTAATTGAAACGCGAGAAAAAGCAAAACGGGCAGTTATGGCGGGTCTTGTTTATACCAATGAGCAAAGACTTGATAAACCGGGTGAAAAGGTAAGTGAAGAAATTCCGCTTACCATCAAGGGAAATGTCCTTCCTTACGTTAGCCGAGGGGGCTTGAAACTTGAAAAAGCTCTAAAAGTATTTAATCTTGATGTTAAAGATAAAGTACACTTAGATATTGGGGCATCGACTGGTGGATTTACTGATTGTTCTTTGCAAAACGGTGCAAAAATGTCCTATGCATTAGATGTTGGGTATAATCAGCTAGCATGGAAGCTACGTCAAGACGAGCGAGTGGTCGTAATGGAAAGAACAAATTTCCGTTATGTGACCATAAAAGACCTCTCGGGCGAAATGCCAAATTTTGCAACAATCGATGTTTCCTTTATTTCCTTATCTTTAATTCTCCCTGTGCTTAAAACTTTATTAGTTGTAGGCAGTGATATAGTAGCACTTGTTAAGCCACAATTCGAGGCGGGTCGAGAACAAGTTGGGAAAAAAGGAATTATACGTGATAAAAAAATTCATCTTGAAGTCATCATAAAAATTATTAACCTTTCTGTAAATCAAGGATATCTTGTTAAGGATCTTTCTTATTCGCCAATAACTGGTGGTGATGGAAACATTGAGTTCCTTCTACACCTCCGCTGGGAGGGTGATCGTGAAATCGGAGAAAATCAACTTAGCTATAGCCCTGAATCGATCGTAGAAGAATCCCATAGGGAATTAAAAAATAACCATAATTCAGAAGGATAA
- the dxs gene encoding 1-deoxy-D-xylulose-5-phosphate synthase, whose product MDLLSIKNPSFLKGLTNKELENVSKEIRQFLIEKLSVTGGHIGPNLGIVELTIALHKCFDSPRDKFIWDVGHQSYVHKILTGRASEFDTLRQFKGLCGFPKRTESEHDVWETGHSSTSLSAAMGMAIARDLKKESSFIVPIIGDGALTGGMALEALNHIGHEKKDMIVVLNDNEMSIAPNVGALHNVLGRLRTAGKYQWAKDELEVLLKKIPAVGGVVAATAERIKDSLKYLLVSGVFFEELGFTYLGPVDGHNFEALFEQLSYAKKTEGPVLLHVITKKGKGYRPAESDKTGTWHGTGPYKMDTGVFVKPAIAPPAWSSLVSETVRKLARQDDRIVAITPAMPVGSKLEGFASEFPERMYDVGIAEQHAATMAAGLATQNMKPFLAIYSTFLQRAYDQVVHDICRQNLNVFIGIDRAGLVGADGETHQGVFDIAFLRHIPNLVLMMPKDENEGQHMVYTALNYEDGPIAMRFPRGNGIGVPMDEKFRNISIGTWEVLKEGRDAAILTFGTTIPMAMEAANLLEKQGISVKIINARFIKPLDETMLTKVLQDNIPILTIEEAVLQGGFGSAVLEFAHSNGFYQNIIDRMGIPDQFIEHGDVDLLLEEIGLTTNEVVKRLMILACKKQQRA is encoded by the coding sequence ATGGATCTGTTATCAATAAAAAATCCTTCTTTTTTAAAAGGGCTGACAAATAAGGAATTGGAGAACGTAAGTAAAGAAATTCGCCAATTTTTAATTGAAAAGCTATCTGTTACCGGAGGCCATATTGGACCAAATTTAGGAATAGTTGAATTGACCATTGCGTTGCATAAATGTTTTGATAGTCCTCGGGATAAATTTATCTGGGATGTAGGGCATCAATCCTATGTCCATAAAATTTTAACGGGCAGAGCCAGTGAATTTGATACCTTACGTCAATTTAAAGGGTTATGCGGGTTTCCTAAACGCACGGAAAGCGAGCATGATGTATGGGAAACAGGTCATAGCTCCACTTCCTTATCTGCAGCGATGGGAATGGCAATTGCTAGGGATTTAAAAAAGGAAAGTTCTTTCATTGTGCCTATTATTGGTGATGGCGCTTTAACAGGTGGAATGGCTTTGGAGGCTTTGAATCATATTGGTCATGAAAAAAAAGATATGATTGTTGTTTTAAATGATAATGAAATGTCAATTGCACCCAATGTTGGTGCCCTTCACAATGTTCTTGGAAGGCTTAGAACTGCTGGGAAATACCAATGGGCAAAAGATGAGCTTGAAGTTTTATTGAAGAAGATTCCAGCTGTTGGAGGAGTAGTAGCTGCTACAGCGGAAAGAATAAAGGATAGTTTGAAATATTTGCTTGTATCAGGTGTGTTTTTTGAAGAATTAGGATTTACTTATTTAGGTCCTGTGGATGGTCACAATTTTGAGGCTCTTTTTGAACAATTGAGCTATGCAAAGAAAACGGAGGGTCCCGTCCTTCTTCATGTCATTACGAAAAAAGGAAAAGGGTATCGTCCAGCAGAAAGTGATAAAACAGGTACATGGCATGGAACAGGTCCATATAAAATGGACACGGGTGTTTTTGTCAAACCAGCAATTGCACCGCCTGCATGGAGTAGTCTTGTTAGCGAAACGGTAAGGAAACTTGCGCGACAAGATGATAGAATTGTTGCAATAACACCTGCAATGCCAGTTGGTTCTAAACTTGAAGGGTTCGCAAGTGAATTTCCTGAAAGAATGTATGATGTTGGTATCGCAGAACAGCATGCGGCAACAATGGCTGCTGGCCTCGCAACACAAAATATGAAGCCATTTTTGGCTATCTATTCAACTTTTCTGCAAAGGGCATATGACCAGGTGGTTCATGATATTTGCCGTCAAAATTTAAATGTGTTTATTGGAATTGACCGGGCCGGTTTGGTTGGTGCAGATGGTGAGACACATCAAGGCGTCTTTGATATAGCTTTTTTAAGGCATATTCCAAATCTTGTTTTGATGATGCCAAAGGATGAAAATGAAGGGCAACATATGGTTTACACAGCGTTAAATTACGAGGATGGTCCGATTGCAATGCGATTTCCGCGCGGGAATGGTATTGGAGTACCGATGGATGAAAAATTTCGGAACATTTCGATTGGAACATGGGAAGTCTTAAAAGAAGGTAGAGACGCAGCGATTTTGACTTTTGGCACGACCATTCCAATGGCAATGGAAGCTGCGAATCTTTTGGAAAAACAAGGGATTTCAGTGAAGATAATTAATGCTAGGTTTATAAAACCGTTAGATGAAACAATGCTAACAAAAGTATTACAAGACAATATTCCTATTTTGACAATTGAAGAAGCCGTCTTGCAGGGCGGTTTTGGTAGTGCCGTCCTCGAATTTGCTCATAGTAATGGGTTTTACCAGAATATAATTGATCGGATGGGTATCCCAGACCAGTTTATTGAACACGGTGATGTAGATTTACTACTTGAAGAAATAGGTTTAACAACAAATGAAGTTGTAAAACGATTAATGATACTTGCATGTAAAAAACAGCAAAGGGCTTAA
- a CDS encoding farnesyl diphosphate synthase — protein sequence METRFLDSFSKEYKQLVEAELRNLVNKSDAPPIIKEAMQYSLEAGGKRIRPLLLFATMVAFGIDPKRGLLAACAIEMIHTYSLIHDDLPCMDDDDLRRGKPTNHKVFGEAVAVLAGDALLTYSFEVVGITPNEFASPETKLKLVIEMAKAAGTEGMVGGQVADMIGEGKHLTLEELEYIHIHKTGKILGYYVKAGALLAEANEPELTNLMAFAHHLGLAFQIRDDILDLEGNEEIIGKPVGSDTINHKSTYPLLLTMDGAKDALQNHILEAKRYLKLTNLNTNILSEITDLVAARDH from the coding sequence TTGGAAACCAGGTTTCTTGATTCATTTTCAAAAGAGTATAAGCAACTAGTAGAAGCAGAACTTCGGAATTTGGTGAACAAGTCTGATGCGCCTCCCATTATTAAGGAAGCTATGCAATATTCGCTTGAAGCAGGTGGAAAACGAATTCGTCCGCTCTTATTATTTGCAACAATGGTAGCTTTTGGGATTGATCCGAAGCGTGGTCTCCTTGCTGCCTGTGCGATTGAAATGATTCATACTTATTCATTAATTCACGATGACTTGCCTTGCATGGATGATGATGATCTAAGAAGGGGTAAGCCCACTAATCATAAAGTGTTTGGTGAGGCCGTTGCTGTCTTGGCCGGGGATGCACTTCTCACGTACAGCTTTGAGGTAGTTGGGATTACTCCAAATGAATTTGCCTCGCCTGAAACTAAGCTTAAATTAGTTATTGAAATGGCAAAAGCAGCCGGGACTGAGGGCATGGTTGGCGGACAGGTCGCCGATATGATTGGTGAGGGTAAGCACTTGACGCTAGAGGAATTAGAATACATACATATTCACAAAACAGGTAAAATTTTAGGATATTATGTCAAAGCTGGAGCACTCTTAGCAGAGGCAAATGAGCCCGAATTAACAAATTTAATGGCTTTTGCACATCATCTTGGACTTGCTTTCCAGATTCGTGATGATATTCTCGATCTAGAAGGTAATGAAGAGATCATCGGAAAACCTGTGGGAAGTGATACCATCAACCATAAAAGTACATATCCACTTCTTCTAACAATGGATGGTGCAAAGGATGCGCTTCAAAATCATATTTTAGAGGCTAAACGATACTTAAAACTGACAAACTTAAACACAAATATTTTAAGTGAAATCACTGATTTGGTTGCAGCTAGGGATCATTAA
- a CDS encoding exodeoxyribonuclease VII small subunit, with translation MAEEKQLSFEDAMSQLEKIVERLEEGDVPLEEAIAIYKDGMELSKLCHDKLKNVEAQLAQIITEDGRTESFSIAEEE, from the coding sequence ATGGCAGAAGAAAAACAATTATCCTTTGAAGATGCGATGAGTCAACTGGAAAAAATTGTTGAACGTCTTGAGGAGGGTGACGTCCCACTTGAAGAAGCGATCGCTATTTATAAAGATGGTATGGAACTTTCTAAGCTTTGCCATGATAAATTAAAAAATGTCGAAGCACAATTAGCGCAAATTATTACAGAGGATGGTCGTACGGAGAGTTTTTCAATTGCTGAGGAGGAATAG
- the xseA gene encoding exodeoxyribonuclease VII large subunit: MLEQKYLTVHALTKYIKRKFDVDPHLQDIFVKGEISNFKQHSSGHMYFTLKDEKARILAVMFASHSRTMKFLPENGMKVILRGEISVYEPSGQYQIYAKEMRPDGIGDLYLAYEQLKKRLELEGLFAMEYKKAIPLFPKTVGVITSPTGAAIRDIITTIKRRFPIAKVLVFPALVQGEQAAPSIVHAIEKANNMNDIDVLIVGRGGGSIEELWAFNEEIVAKAIFSSEIPIISAVGHETDFTIADFVADLRAPTPTGAAELAVPHIDELMERVLQRQTRLLRAMKERLRFESQHLDRLKKSYAFRYPERLYEQKLEQTDKLTERLIRGTWRLSTVKGNEQENLMKRLYRNHPSHLLQKSEDQFERSQKQINRAMLQILEKKQSEHDKINSTLHALSPLKIMERGYSLVYTKANKLLKSTRQVKENDSIQINLTDGTLMCKVKDIKEGE; encoded by the coding sequence ATGCTTGAACAAAAATATTTAACCGTTCATGCTTTGACAAAATACATAAAAAGAAAATTTGATGTTGACCCCCATTTACAAGATATTTTTGTAAAAGGGGAGATTTCAAATTTTAAGCAGCATTCTAGCGGACATATGTATTTTACTTTAAAAGATGAAAAAGCGCGTATTCTAGCAGTAATGTTTGCGAGTCATTCTAGAACAATGAAGTTTTTGCCTGAAAATGGTATGAAGGTAATTTTAAGGGGAGAAATTTCTGTCTATGAACCGAGTGGGCAATATCAAATATATGCGAAAGAAATGCGCCCTGATGGAATTGGGGATTTGTATCTAGCATATGAGCAATTAAAAAAGAGGCTCGAGCTTGAGGGCTTATTTGCCATGGAATATAAAAAAGCGATACCGTTGTTCCCAAAAACAGTCGGTGTGATTACCTCACCAACTGGTGCTGCAATTAGGGATATTATAACGACGATAAAAAGACGATTTCCAATTGCTAAAGTCCTTGTCTTTCCAGCATTAGTTCAAGGTGAACAGGCTGCGCCTTCCATTGTTCATGCGATTGAAAAAGCCAATAACATGAATGATATTGATGTTCTAATAGTGGGTCGTGGTGGAGGATCGATAGAGGAGTTATGGGCATTTAACGAAGAAATAGTCGCTAAAGCAATATTTTCTTCGGAAATTCCGATTATTTCTGCTGTCGGACACGAAACTGATTTTACAATTGCTGACTTTGTGGCTGACTTAAGAGCGCCCACTCCTACAGGGGCAGCAGAACTTGCCGTTCCACATATTGATGAGTTAATGGAAAGAGTGTTACAACGACAAACCAGACTTCTCCGTGCCATGAAAGAAAGACTTCGATTCGAAAGTCAGCATCTTGACCGTTTGAAAAAATCTTATGCATTTCGTTATCCTGAACGTTTATATGAACAGAAGCTTGAACAAACTGATAAATTAACAGAGAGACTTATTAGAGGCACTTGGCGGTTATCGACAGTAAAAGGGAACGAACAGGAAAACCTTATGAAACGTTTGTACCGAAACCATCCTAGCCATCTTCTACAAAAGTCAGAGGATCAATTTGAACGTTCCCAAAAGCAAATCAACCGGGCAATGCTGCAAATTTTAGAAAAAAAACAATCTGAACATGACAAAATAAATTCCACATTGCATGCTTTGAGCCCTTTGAAAATTATGGAGCGGGGTTATAGCTTAGTTTATACTAAAGCGAACAAACTTCTTAAAAGTACAAGACAAGTAAAAGAAAATGATTCAATTCAAATTAATTTAACTGATGGAACTCTAATGTGCAAGGTAAAGGATATAAAGGAGGGTGAATAG
- the nusB gene encoding transcription antitermination factor NusB produces the protein MKRRTAREKALQALFQIDVSDVTPSSAMEHVLEGEANDDYLTKLVLGVVKEKSEIDQLIKKNLEKWSLERLATVDRNLLRLAIYELKFLNDEVPENVVLDEAIEIAKIYGDDQSSKFINGLLSKVKQQLS, from the coding sequence ATGAAAAGAAGAACAGCAAGAGAAAAAGCATTGCAAGCCCTTTTTCAAATTGATGTCAGTGATGTCACTCCATCTTCTGCTATGGAACATGTTTTAGAAGGAGAAGCAAATGATGATTATTTAACAAAGCTTGTTTTGGGTGTTGTGAAGGAAAAAAGTGAAATTGACCAACTAATTAAGAAAAACCTTGAAAAATGGTCATTGGAGCGTCTTGCAACAGTTGATCGAAATTTGCTGCGATTAGCCATTTATGAATTAAAATTTTTGAATGATGAGGTACCGGAGAACGTGGTATTAGACGAGGCAATTGAAATTGCTAAAATTTATGGTGATGATCAATCAAGCAAATTTATTAATGGTTTACTTTCAAAGGTGAAACAACAGCTTTCATAA
- a CDS encoding Asp23/Gls24 family envelope stress response protein, translating to MEDNGLLEMNPENSGRGKVEIAPEVIEVIAGIAASEVDGVAQMRGNFATGVVERLGKKNHGKGVKVELSELGIKVDVFCVMKFGVSIPTVAQKVQDNIRQTLLNMTALETEEINIHIVGIQFETGKNEPEIEQEI from the coding sequence ATGGAAGATAATGGTCTTTTAGAAATGAATCCAGAAAACAGTGGGCGTGGGAAAGTCGAAATAGCCCCTGAAGTGATTGAAGTTATTGCAGGCATTGCTGCTTCTGAAGTAGATGGTGTTGCACAAATGCGTGGTAATTTTGCAACTGGTGTTGTGGAACGCTTAGGGAAAAAAAATCATGGTAAGGGCGTAAAAGTCGAGCTTTCAGAATTAGGAATTAAGGTAGATGTTTTTTGTGTAATGAAGTTTGGTGTTTCTATTCCAACTGTTGCTCAAAAAGTTCAAGATAATATTAGGCAAACACTGCTAAATATGACAGCATTAGAAACAGAAGAAATTAATATTCATATTGTTGGTATACAGTTTGAAACTGGGAAGAATGAACCGGAAATTGAACAGGAAATCTAA
- the accC gene encoding acetyl-CoA carboxylase biotin carboxylase subunit: protein MIRKLLIANRGEIAVRVIRACREMGIESVAVFSEADREALHVQLADEAYCIGPTSSKDSYLNVTNIISVATLTGCDAIHPGYGFLAENADFAELCRECNITFVGPSPEAIIRMGTKDIARETMREAGVPIVPGSTGIIKDVEEALELSNELGYPVIIKATAGGGGKGIRVARNEQELIKGINITQQEAMTAFGNPGVYIEKYIEDFRHVEIQVLGDSYGNTVHLGERDCSIQRRLQKLLEETPSPALDEDMREEMGIAAVKAAKAVDYSGAGTVEFIYDYRARKFYFMEMNTRIQVEHPVTEMVTGIDLIKEQIRVASGEMLLYSQEDVTFTGWAIECRINAENPEKKFMPSPGKIKMYLPPGGLGVRIDSAAYPGYTIPPYYDSMIAKVITYGSSREEAISRMKRALSEFVIEGIHTTIPFHLKLLEHEQFVEGQFNTKFLELYDVMKS from the coding sequence ATGATAAGAAAACTGTTAATTGCAAACAGGGGTGAAATTGCTGTTAGGGTTATTCGTGCTTGTCGCGAAATGGGCATTGAGTCTGTGGCTGTTTTTTCTGAAGCAGACCGAGAGGCACTACATGTTCAGCTTGCAGATGAAGCATATTGTATTGGCCCTACTTCATCCAAAGATAGTTATTTAAATGTTACAAATATTATTAGTGTAGCTACTCTAACCGGTTGTGATGCAATCCATCCAGGTTACGGTTTCTTAGCAGAAAATGCTGATTTTGCGGAATTATGCCGCGAATGTAATATTACATTTGTAGGTCCAAGTCCGGAAGCCATTATAAGAATGGGCACCAAAGATATCGCAAGAGAAACAATGCGAGAGGCTGGGGTACCAATTGTCCCAGGCTCGACGGGAATCATTAAAGATGTTGAAGAAGCATTGGAACTCTCGAATGAACTTGGTTATCCAGTCATTATTAAGGCAACAGCTGGTGGTGGCGGAAAAGGAATTCGTGTAGCAAGAAATGAACAAGAGCTAATTAAGGGGATCAATATTACACAGCAGGAAGCGATGACTGCCTTTGGAAACCCAGGTGTTTATATTGAAAAATATATCGAAGATTTCCGACATGTAGAAATACAAGTACTCGGAGATTCGTATGGTAACACAGTTCACTTAGGTGAACGAGACTGTTCAATCCAACGTAGACTTCAGAAACTGTTAGAAGAAACTCCTTCTCCAGCATTGGATGAAGATATGCGCGAAGAAATGGGTATTGCGGCTGTAAAAGCAGCAAAAGCAGTTGATTATTCAGGTGCTGGTACGGTAGAATTTATATATGATTACCGTGCTCGCAAGTTCTACTTTATGGAAATGAATACTAGAATTCAAGTGGAGCACCCAGTAACGGAGATGGTTACAGGAATAGACCTAATTAAGGAACAAATTAGAGTTGCTTCAGGTGAAATGCTCTTGTATTCCCAAGAAGACGTAACATTTACTGGCTGGGCAATCGAATGCCGCATTAATGCTGAAAATCCTGAAAAGAAATTCATGCCTTCTCCAGGCAAAATCAAAATGTATTTGCCACCAGGAGGATTAGGTGTTCGAATTGATTCAGCTGCATATCCTGGATATACGATTCCACCTTATTACGATTCCATGATTGCGAAAGTTATCACATACGGAAGCAGTAGGGAAGAAGCTATTTCCCGTATGAAACGGGCTTTAAGTGAATTTGTGATTGAAGGAATTCATACCACCATTCCGTTTCATTTAAAACTTCTTGAACATGAGCAATTTGTGGAAGGACAATTTAATACGAAGTTCCTTGAATTGTATGATGTAATGAAATCTTAG
- the accB gene encoding acetyl-CoA carboxylase biotin carboxyl carrier protein — translation MLKVQEIRELIKLVDQSSIDEFLYEHEGSKIQMKRNVQSAVTPVQPVTKVAAPITVSVPTPETAPVALKQEVIQEPASVATNDAEAANLHKITSPMVGTFYSAPSPDVDAYVKAGSKVSKDSIVCIVEAMKLFNEIESEVNGEIVEILVKNGQLVEYGQPLFLVKSE, via the coding sequence ATGTTAAAAGTGCAAGAAATTAGAGAATTAATAAAACTTGTGGATCAGTCTAGCATTGATGAATTTCTTTATGAACATGAGGGTTCTAAGATTCAAATGAAGAGGAATGTTCAATCGGCCGTAACACCTGTTCAACCAGTAACCAAAGTTGCAGCACCGATTACAGTTAGTGTACCAACACCAGAGACAGCACCTGTGGCTTTGAAACAGGAAGTTATTCAGGAACCAGCATCAGTGGCTACAAATGATGCAGAAGCTGCGAATCTACATAAAATTACTTCACCAATGGTTGGAACATTTTATTCTGCTCCATCTCCAGATGTAGATGCATATGTGAAAGCAGGATCAAAGGTATCCAAAGATTCGATTGTATGTATTGTTGAAGCAATGAAGTTATTTAACGAAATTGAATCAGAAGTAAATGGCGAAATTGTAGAGATATTAGTTAAAAATGGCCAATTAGTTGAATATGGGCAACCATTATTTTTAGTAAAGTCTGAGTAA